One uncultured Caproiciproducens sp. DNA segment encodes these proteins:
- the mgtA gene encoding magnesium-translocating P-type ATPase, translating into MKKNRMQINGASTQSIAKKLAEYSRMEKYILLSALKTREKGLDIVDVEMFSEQYESNQISHEKPKPWYVQLAKAFINPFTLVLLIIAAISFLTEVILAKPSEKSPAAVIVILFLVLISGGLRFFQEFRSGKEAEGLKSMVKTTATVIRRENGREEIPMTDLLPGDIVVLAGGDMIPADVRILKAKDLFISQSAMTGESEPVEKFPEPDKATDERNLFDLRNICFMGTNVVSGSATAVVLATGDNTYFGNMAKALSGERAPTSFDKGVNSVSYLLIRFMLVMVPVVFLINGITKHDWIEALLFAISVAIGLTPEMLPMIVTTNLAKGAVNMSRQKTVVKHLNSIQNFGAMDILCTDKTGTLTRDEIIIERHLNVQGREDMRVLKHAYLNSYFQTGLKNLIDLAVIEKAGEESVTYLNNEYLKVDEIPFDFSRRRMSVVLKDRTGKTQVITKGAVEEIMEICSFCEYDGEVVPLTGKLREQVVQMTDELNAQGMRVIAVAQKKDPAVEGVFGVKDESNMTLMGYLGLLDPPKKSAATAIKALKEYGVQVKVLTGDNEGVTQKICGEVGLPVDRILLGSQMEGMSEDELLKHAEDTTIFAKLSPVQKARVVNALQELGHTVGFMGDGINDAQALSKADVGISVDTAVDIAKESADIILLEKDLMVLEHGVIEGRKIFGNIIKYIKMTASSNFGNMLSMLIASAFLPFLPMMPVQILVLNLLYNISQISIPWDNMDEDYLRVPRKWEASSIGKFMICIGPVSSVFDIATYLLMWYVFGCNTATNPALVALFNAGWFVESLISQTLIIHLIRTPKLPFIQSRAASPVVLLTSVIMAIGVVIPFTPLGAYLGLASLPLPYFGWLALIVLGYIMLAQVVKSIYIKRSRSWL; encoded by the coding sequence ATGAAAAAAAACAGGATGCAAATCAACGGTGCCAGCACACAGTCCATTGCGAAGAAGTTAGCCGAATACTCCAGAATGGAAAAATATATTCTTCTTTCTGCCCTGAAAACCAGGGAAAAAGGTCTGGATATCGTCGATGTGGAAATGTTCTCCGAGCAATATGAAAGCAATCAAATCTCGCATGAAAAGCCAAAACCATGGTATGTGCAGCTTGCAAAGGCTTTTATAAATCCGTTTACTCTTGTATTGCTGATTATCGCCGCGATTTCATTTTTGACAGAAGTGATTCTTGCAAAGCCAAGTGAAAAAAGTCCTGCGGCTGTGATTGTCATCCTTTTTCTGGTACTTATCAGTGGTGGACTGCGTTTCTTTCAGGAGTTCCGTTCCGGTAAAGAGGCGGAAGGATTAAAGTCCATGGTCAAGACTACCGCCACGGTCATCCGCCGCGAAAACGGACGGGAAGAAATTCCGATGACGGACCTGCTGCCCGGCGACATTGTTGTGCTGGCGGGCGGCGATATGATTCCCGCGGATGTCCGGATTTTAAAAGCAAAGGATTTATTTATCAGCCAGTCCGCGATGACCGGTGAATCCGAGCCGGTGGAAAAATTCCCGGAGCCGGATAAAGCTACTGATGAACGTAATCTGTTTGATCTGCGTAACATCTGTTTTATGGGCACCAACGTCGTCAGCGGCTCTGCCACTGCGGTTGTGCTTGCTACCGGTGACAATACTTATTTTGGCAACATGGCAAAGGCGCTTTCCGGCGAACGTGCTCCCACAAGCTTTGACAAAGGCGTCAATTCCGTCAGTTATCTGCTGATCCGCTTTATGCTGGTGATGGTTCCGGTGGTCTTTTTGATCAACGGCATTACAAAACATGACTGGATTGAAGCACTGTTGTTTGCCATCTCGGTCGCAATCGGCCTGACGCCTGAAATGCTGCCGATGATTGTTACAACCAATCTGGCGAAGGGCGCCGTCAACATGTCACGCCAGAAGACGGTTGTCAAACACTTGAATTCGATACAGAATTTTGGCGCGATGGATATTCTTTGTACCGACAAGACCGGTACGCTGACACGTGACGAAATTATTATTGAACGCCATTTGAACGTACAGGGCAGGGAAGATATGCGTGTTCTGAAACACGCGTATCTGAACAGCTATTTCCAGACCGGACTGAAAAACCTGATTGATTTGGCAGTGATCGAAAAAGCCGGTGAGGAAAGCGTTACTTATCTGAACAATGAATATTTAAAGGTCGATGAGATACCGTTTGATTTCTCCCGCCGCCGGATGAGTGTTGTGCTGAAGGATAGAACCGGAAAAACACAGGTGATTACCAAAGGCGCTGTGGAAGAGATTATGGAGATCTGTTCATTCTGCGAGTATGACGGCGAGGTTGTCCCGCTGACCGGGAAACTGCGTGAACAGGTCGTGCAAATGACGGATGAACTGAACGCGCAGGGCATGCGGGTGATTGCGGTCGCGCAGAAAAAAGATCCCGCCGTGGAGGGCGTTTTCGGTGTTAAAGACGAAAGCAATATGACCCTGATGGGCTACCTTGGTCTGCTGGACCCGCCGAAAAAGTCCGCCGCCACCGCGATTAAGGCTCTGAAAGAATACGGCGTGCAGGTGAAGGTGTTGACCGGCGACAATGAAGGGGTAACACAAAAAATATGCGGTGAGGTTGGTCTGCCGGTCGACAGAATCCTGCTTGGCTCTCAGATGGAGGGAATGAGCGAGGATGAACTTTTAAAGCATGCGGAAGATACCACGATTTTTGCAAAGCTCTCTCCCGTTCAAAAAGCGCGTGTCGTAAACGCGCTTCAGGAGCTCGGCCATACTGTGGGGTTTATGGGTGACGGCATCAATGACGCACAGGCTTTGAGTAAGGCGGACGTCGGGATCTCCGTCGATACAGCGGTGGATATTGCCAAGGAAAGCGCCGACATCATTCTGCTTGAAAAAGATCTGATGGTACTGGAGCATGGTGTAATTGAAGGACGCAAAATATTTGGCAATATTATTAAATACATTAAGATGACTGCAAGTTCCAATTTTGGGAATATGCTTTCCATGCTTATTGCCAGCGCATTTCTTCCCTTCCTCCCAATGATGCCTGTGCAGATTTTAGTTTTGAATCTTTTGTACAATATATCGCAGATTTCCATCCCGTGGGATAACATGGATGAGGATTATTTACGTGTGCCGCGCAAATGGGAGGCTTCGAGCATCGGGAAATTCATGATTTGTATCGGCCCCGTCAGCTCCGTGTTCGACATAGCGACCTACTTGCTGATGTGGTATGTGTTCGGCTGCAACACGGCCACCAATCCGGCCCTCGTTGCACTGTTCAACGCCGGATGGTTTGTGGAAAGCTTAATTTCACAAACGCTGATTATTCATCTGATCCGTACGCCGAAGCTGCCGTTTATTCAAAGCCGTGCGGCTTCCCCCGTCGTTTTGCTGACATCGGTCATCATGGCGATCGGCGTTGTGATTCCGTTTACGCCGCTTGGCGCATACCTTGGGCTGGCAAGCTTGCCCCTTCCTTATTTCGGGTGGCTTGCGCTTATCGTGCTGGGTTATATCATGCTTGCGCAGGTTGTCAAATCCATTTATATCAAACGCAGCCGGTCATGGCTGTAA
- a CDS encoding O-antigen ligase family protein produces MLVLLLTVSIFAPFYLSVVTTCGIAVMTMMNCKKRTKAFTSPYSKYLLGFLIIPFFVSATYNNYWGMLYAIVILAAVTCGFYVRSVMTRQLFDQVMDLSCLASIWCALIAIFQKITAYGAAPRYRPTSAFHNANCYGMMIEFIVIIAIYRIFTKAKNRNFYLAVIAINFIGLYLCASLSAFLATACAIMTILIMKSRYKLAAGLVLGAVTFILVSLAFPSIFPRGLEAIDSTFDQRISIWTTAIRGIIRHPFFGTGALSYQMICEQLGGYKTYHCHNLLLDTLLNFGFVGLGAIGVYVMIQLKLLSLRFKSNLCKDMNILFVAAMVAVTVHGLTDVTILWIQTGMMFILVFSSTGIGSEYLERKLRLPSLIPDYAEDVKVQPAYSKN; encoded by the coding sequence ATGCTTGTTCTATTGTTGACAGTTTCTATTTTTGCTCCATTTTATTTAAGTGTTGTTACGACCTGCGGTATCGCCGTTATGACGATGATGAACTGCAAAAAGAGAACAAAGGCATTTACGTCTCCGTACTCAAAATATCTTCTCGGTTTTCTAATCATTCCCTTTTTTGTATCTGCAACCTATAACAATTACTGGGGAATGCTCTATGCGATTGTAATACTTGCTGCGGTGACCTGTGGATTTTATGTCAGAAGCGTCATGACGCGCCAGCTTTTTGATCAGGTGATGGATTTATCCTGTCTTGCAAGCATTTGGTGCGCGCTGATTGCCATCTTCCAAAAAATAACCGCTTATGGTGCGGCACCGCGGTATCGTCCGACTTCCGCGTTTCACAATGCGAATTGTTATGGCATGATGATTGAATTTATTGTCATTATTGCCATCTATCGGATTTTTACGAAAGCAAAGAATAGAAACTTTTATTTGGCAGTTATCGCCATCAACTTCATCGGACTTTATCTATGTGCAAGCCTTTCTGCCTTTCTTGCCACCGCGTGCGCAATCATGACCATTCTCATCATGAAGAGCAGATATAAGCTGGCCGCCGGTTTGGTGTTAGGTGCCGTGACTTTTATTTTGGTCAGCCTTGCTTTTCCGTCGATTTTCCCAAGAGGGCTTGAAGCAATCGACAGCACCTTTGATCAGAGAATTTCAATTTGGACAACCGCTATCAGGGGAATCATCAGACATCCCTTCTTTGGAACGGGTGCGCTGTCCTACCAGATGATCTGTGAGCAGCTGGGCGGCTACAAAACCTACCATTGCCATAATTTGCTGTTGGACACCCTGTTGAATTTTGGATTTGTTGGCCTTGGCGCGATTGGTGTTTATGTGATGATACAGCTGAAACTGTTGTCGCTGCGGTTTAAAAGCAACCTGTGCAAAGACATGAATATTCTTTTTGTTGCTGCAATGGTTGCTGTCACCGTGCATGGACTGACCGATGTCACGATTCTCTGGATTCAGACAGGAATGATGTTTATTCTTGTGTTTTCTTCTACGGGCATTGGGTCGGAGTATCTGGAACGCAAACTGCGTCTTCCTTCGCTTATTCCGGATTATGCCGAAGATGTCAAAGTACAGCCTGCCTATTCGAAGAATTGA